A genomic window from bacterium includes:
- a CDS encoding amidohydrolase — protein sequence MLNLTQASLLLLLAVLGVSCAKAPVADLVLLGGAVITVDKANPHASAVAVSGKHILAVGTDDQIRRHIKDGVTRVIELKGRSVLPGFNDAHAHIISNGEALEKIDLGGVDTFEEFARRVKQRVATAKPGEWLYGRGWDQSILPGKAWPTKELIDSVCPDNPVVLSRHDSHSRLVNSVVLKLSGITKDTPDPEGGQILRDPASGEPTGVLKENAMGLMASEPHDQMEDRHVAGQRHLRLSLAEARRLGVTSLTHFNGSEDLFEEALAAGELTFRVNVGHPLTADPEKLAEYHTLRDKYRDNEYIRFGPLKGFIDGTLGSATAAMFEPYSDDPSTSGTVVTPVEEMEAMILAADRDSFQVAIHAIGDRGSNIVLNAVEKAIAANGRRDARHRIEHAQILKKDDLPRFAALGVIASMQPTHCISDKHFAVDRLGWERCRYSYCWNSLREAGAALAFGTDCPIEPLDPLQGLYAAVTRKDRKGEEGPGWIPEEKITLEQAVEYYTLGSAYAEFRENEKGSLTPGKLADIVVLSSDIAQTPPDSIMQLKVDYTVFDGRIVYESGSN from the coding sequence ATGCTGAACCTGACTCAGGCCTCATTGCTGCTTCTGCTGGCGGTTCTCGGTGTTTCCTGCGCCAAGGCTCCGGTGGCCGACCTGGTGCTGCTGGGCGGCGCGGTGATCACCGTGGACAAGGCCAATCCCCACGCCAGCGCGGTGGCCGTGTCCGGCAAGCATATCCTGGCCGTGGGCACGGATGACCAGATACGGCGCCATATCAAGGACGGCGTGACCCGCGTGATCGAGCTCAAGGGCCGCTCGGTGCTGCCGGGGTTCAATGACGCCCACGCGCACATAATATCAAACGGCGAGGCCCTGGAGAAAATCGACCTGGGCGGCGTGGACACGTTCGAGGAGTTCGCCCGCCGGGTCAAGCAGCGCGTGGCCACGGCAAAGCCCGGCGAATGGCTGTACGGCCGGGGTTGGGACCAGAGCATCCTGCCCGGCAAGGCCTGGCCGACCAAGGAGCTGATCGATTCGGTCTGTCCGGACAACCCGGTGGTCCTGAGCCGTCACGACAGCCACAGCCGCCTGGTCAATTCAGTTGTGCTCAAGCTGTCCGGAATAACGAAAGACACCCCCGACCCCGAGGGCGGGCAGATCCTGCGCGATCCGGCCAGCGGCGAGCCCACCGGCGTGCTCAAGGAGAACGCCATGGGCCTGATGGCCTCAGAGCCGCATGACCAGATGGAGGACAGGCATGTCGCCGGGCAGCGCCACCTGCGCCTGTCCCTCGCTGAGGCCCGCCGCCTGGGCGTGACCAGCCTGACCCATTTCAACGGGTCGGAGGACTTGTTCGAGGAGGCCCTGGCCGCGGGTGAGCTGACTTTCCGGGTCAACGTGGGCCACCCCCTGACCGCAGACCCGGAAAAGCTGGCCGAGTACCACACTCTGCGCGACAAGTACCGTGACAACGAATATATCCGCTTCGGGCCGCTCAAGGGGTTCATCGACGGGACCCTGGGCTCGGCCACGGCCGCGATGTTCGAGCCGTACAGCGACGACCCCTCCACCAGCGGCACAGTGGTCACGCCGGTCGAGGAGATGGAGGCCATGATCCTGGCCGCCGACCGCGACAGTTTCCAGGTGGCGATCCACGCCATCGGCGACCGGGGCAGCAATATCGTGCTGAATGCGGTGGAAAAGGCCATCGCCGCCAACGGCCGCCGGGATGCTCGTCACCGCATCGAGCACGCCCAGATCCTGAAAAAGGACGATCTGCCGCGCTTTGCCGCCCTGGGGGTGATCGCCTCGATGCAGCCCACCCACTGCATCTCCGACAAGCATTTCGCCGTGGACCGTCTGGGCTGGGAGCGCTGCCGCTACTCCTACTGCTGGAACAGCCTGCGCGAGGCCGGGGCGGCCCTGGCTTTCGGCACCGACTGCCCCATCGAGCCGCTCGACCCGCTGCAGGGCCTCTACGCCGCGGTCACCCGCAAGGACCGCAAGGGCGAGGAGGGCCCCGGCTGGATACCGGAGGAAAAGATCACCCTGGAGCAGGCCGTCGAGTACTACACCCTCGGCTCGGCCTACGCCGAGTTCCGGGAGAACGAGAAAGGCTCGCTCACACCCGGCAAGCTGGCCGATATCGTGGTCCTGAGCTCCGACATCGCCCAGACCCCGCCCGACAGCATCATGCAGCTCAAGGTGGATTACACGGTGTTCGACGGCCGAATTGTCTATGAAAGCGGCAGCAATTGA
- a CDS encoding class I SAM-dependent methyltransferase, giving the protein MDTAKETENTIKRFGEQWLLFKENPGYYGSIEDLQNVLGPLLEIASLKNCNVAEIGSGTGRVVNMLLDADVAAVTAIEPSAAYDVLKINTSARSKRVNYIKARGEEIPQNQSFDYVFSIGVIHHIPEPNPVVRAAFSALKPGGKVLIWVYAREGNRLYLSIVQPLRFITVHLPSCFLNGLVYLLNCFLDLYLLLCRFLPLPMRDYMRNKLGRYSRKVRHMTIYDQLNPTFSKYYRREEIKNLLESAGFQQVNIYHRDGYSWTVIGTRPTAGNL; this is encoded by the coding sequence ATGGATACAGCTAAAGAAACCGAGAATACCATTAAACGATTCGGTGAACAATGGTTACTTTTTAAGGAAAATCCTGGTTATTATGGATCAATAGAGGACTTGCAAAATGTTTTAGGACCTCTCCTGGAAATTGCATCTCTAAAGAATTGTAACGTGGCTGAGATAGGCAGTGGCACCGGTCGGGTTGTAAACATGCTATTAGATGCAGATGTGGCCGCAGTTACAGCCATTGAACCTTCCGCGGCATATGATGTGTTGAAAATCAACACATCCGCGCGATCAAAAAGAGTAAACTATATCAAAGCGAGGGGAGAAGAAATCCCTCAGAACCAGAGTTTTGACTATGTTTTTTCAATCGGAGTCATTCATCATATACCGGAGCCGAATCCTGTAGTAAGAGCAGCCTTCAGCGCTTTGAAACCCGGGGGGAAGGTATTGATCTGGGTGTACGCTCGAGAAGGTAATCGGTTGTACCTGAGTATAGTCCAGCCGTTGCGTTTTATTACGGTTCATCTGCCGTCTTGCTTTCTCAATGGGTTGGTGTACCTGCTGAATTGTTTTCTGGATTTGTATCTGCTCCTTTGTCGGTTTCTCCCCCTTCCGATGCGGGATTACATGAGGAATAAGTTGGGACGTTATTCCCGCAAAGTGCGCCATATGACAATTTATGATCAATTAAATCCCACGTTCTCAAAATATTATCGTCGAGAAGAGATTAAAAATCTACTGGAGTCGGCTGGGTTTCAACAGGTGAATATCTATCACAGAGATGGTTACAGCTGGACAGTTATAGGTACACGACCAACGGCAGGCAACCTTTGA
- a CDS encoding UbiX family flavin prenyltransferase: MSTDNKSPLTVAVTGASGAPYALALLRELARLGQSVELVASDMGRDMLRRETDVPSEGALLPHLDGKGIGTSRFREYANDCLGAPPASGSHRTLGMVVCPCSVKTLSAVAVGACRSLIERAAEVCLKERRPLVLVLRETPYSLTVIESMRAVTLAGAVVLPASPAFYHNPQKIEDLVDFVAARVLDRFGLEHGLLRPWDGGQ; the protein is encoded by the coding sequence ATGTCCACGGATAACAAATCTCCCCTGACAGTGGCGGTCACCGGCGCCAGCGGAGCGCCCTACGCCCTGGCCCTGCTGCGTGAGCTGGCTCGCCTGGGGCAGAGCGTGGAGCTTGTCGCCAGCGATATGGGCCGCGACATGCTGCGCCGCGAAACGGATGTGCCCTCCGAGGGTGCGCTTCTGCCGCACCTGGACGGAAAGGGGATCGGCACGAGCCGTTTCCGCGAGTACGCCAACGACTGCCTGGGCGCGCCCCCGGCCAGCGGCAGCCACCGCACTCTGGGCATGGTGGTCTGCCCGTGCAGCGTCAAGACACTGAGCGCTGTCGCTGTCGGGGCCTGCCGCAGCCTGATAGAGCGCGCGGCCGAGGTCTGCCTCAAGGAACGTCGCCCCCTGGTGCTGGTGCTGCGAGAGACTCCCTACAGCCTGACCGTGATCGAGAGCATGCGCGCGGTCACCCTGGCCGGGGCGGTGGTGCTACCGGCCAGCCCGGCGTTTTACCACAATCCGCAGAAAATCGAGGACCTGGTGGATTTTGTCGCCGCGCGGGTGCTCGACCGCTTCGGCCTGGAGCACGGGCTCCTGCGGCCCTGGGATGGCGGCCAGTGA
- the ubiA gene encoding putative 4-hydroxybenzoate polyprenyltransferase: MKAERTEASGEGLNGLAADFSGLVMLPHTLFALPFALTAVVLASYSADVTWLKVLLIVTAFTGARSAAMAFNRLIDQRVDSANPRTRGRHLPAGRLSRWQVWLFVAAAVGVFEVSAALLGKLCLALSPIALAVIFAYSWTKYFTAASHLVLGLALSIAPVGAFIAVTGTLTFGVLMLALAVVLWVAGFDIIYSLQDEAFDREQGLFSVPARLGAARALWLSRALHLLSFAALGAVGSYFPVGILYWVGVTLIGAMLAFEHSLVSPDDLSRVNAAFFTVNGAVSIIFLGLNLADRLL; the protein is encoded by the coding sequence TTGAAAGCTGAGCGTACGGAAGCGTCGGGGGAGGGCCTGAACGGCCTGGCAGCGGATTTCAGCGGGCTGGTGATGCTGCCGCACACACTTTTCGCCTTGCCCTTTGCCCTGACCGCGGTGGTGCTGGCAAGCTACAGCGCGGATGTCACCTGGCTCAAGGTGCTGCTTATAGTTACCGCGTTCACCGGGGCGCGCTCGGCGGCCATGGCGTTCAACCGTCTGATAGACCAGCGGGTGGACTCGGCGAACCCCCGCACCCGGGGCCGTCACCTGCCCGCGGGGCGGCTCAGCCGCTGGCAGGTCTGGCTGTTCGTGGCCGCCGCGGTGGGCGTGTTCGAGGTCTCGGCCGCGCTGCTGGGAAAGCTCTGCCTGGCGCTCAGCCCGATTGCCCTGGCCGTGATATTCGCCTATTCCTGGACCAAGTATTTCACCGCGGCCAGCCACCTGGTGCTGGGCCTGGCCCTGTCGATCGCGCCGGTGGGGGCGTTCATCGCGGTGACCGGCACGCTGACGTTCGGGGTGCTGATGCTGGCCCTGGCGGTGGTGCTCTGGGTGGCCGGGTTCGACATCATCTACTCACTGCAGGATGAGGCTTTCGACCGGGAGCAGGGCCTGTTCTCGGTCCCGGCGCGCCTGGGCGCGGCGCGGGCGCTGTGGCTGTCGCGCGCCCTGCACCTGCTTTCTTTCGCCGCCCTGGGCGCGGTGGGCTCGTATTTCCCGGTGGGGATCCTGTACTGGGTGGGGGTGACGCTGATCGGCGCGATGCTGGCTTTCGAGCACTCGCTGGTGTCACCGGATGACCTGAGCCGGGTCAACGCGGCTTTTTTCACGGTCAACGGCGCGGTGAGTATCATTTTCCTGGGCCTCAACCTTGCCGACCGGCTGCTCTGA
- a CDS encoding menaquinone biosynthesis decarboxylase, translating to MAYRDQREFIIRLEREGELRRIRERVSPNLEITEIATRVMHAGGPALLFENVEGSHYPLSINLMGSARRMALALGVENLEEIAGRIEGLLDTRVPESLLGKLALLPKLAEMTKYPPRTVKSEAAVQEVLAEGEAVDLGTLPVLTCWPQDGGPYFTLPQVITKDPETGMRNVGMYRMQVFDRRTTGMHWHLHKHGAVHFEKARRLRQRLEVAVALGGDPALTYAASAPLPDSIEEYLFAGFLRREPVELVRARTVDLEVPAGADFVLEGYVDPSEPLRREGPFGDHTGYYSLEDDYPVFHVTALTTRRDPVYPATVVGPPPMEDYWMGHATERIFLPLLRLVVPEIVDYHMPPEGVFHNLVFVSIRKRYPGQAFKVMHALWGQGLMMLAKVLVVVDESVDVRCPAEAWWAALNNIDPQRDSIFTPGPVDALDHASRLPHYGSKLGLDGTRKMAEEGFSRPWPDKIVMSDEVKSKIDRLWKGLGLES from the coding sequence ATGGCTTACAGGGACCAGCGGGAATTTATCATACGCCTGGAACGCGAGGGCGAGCTGCGGCGTATCCGCGAACGGGTCAGCCCGAATCTCGAAATCACCGAGATCGCCACGCGGGTGATGCACGCCGGGGGGCCGGCGCTCCTGTTCGAGAACGTGGAGGGCAGCCACTATCCTCTTTCGATCAACCTCATGGGCAGTGCGCGGCGCATGGCCCTGGCCCTGGGAGTGGAGAATCTGGAGGAAATCGCCGGCCGGATCGAGGGCCTGCTCGACACCCGCGTGCCGGAATCCCTGCTGGGCAAGCTGGCCCTTCTGCCCAAGCTGGCAGAGATGACCAAGTACCCGCCGCGCACGGTCAAGAGCGAGGCGGCAGTGCAGGAGGTGCTGGCCGAGGGGGAGGCGGTGGACCTGGGTACGCTGCCCGTACTCACCTGCTGGCCGCAGGACGGCGGCCCGTATTTCACCCTGCCGCAGGTGATTACAAAGGACCCCGAGACCGGCATGCGCAACGTTGGCATGTACCGCATGCAGGTGTTCGACCGCCGCACCACCGGCATGCACTGGCACCTTCACAAGCACGGGGCCGTGCATTTCGAGAAAGCGCGACGGCTCAGGCAGCGCCTGGAGGTGGCCGTGGCCCTGGGCGGCGACCCGGCCCTGACCTACGCCGCCAGCGCCCCTCTGCCAGACAGCATCGAGGAATACCTGTTCGCCGGGTTCCTGCGCCGCGAGCCGGTGGAGCTGGTCCGGGCGCGCACGGTGGACCTGGAGGTCCCGGCCGGGGCGGATTTCGTGCTGGAGGGCTATGTCGACCCGTCAGAGCCGTTGCGCCGCGAGGGACCCTTCGGCGACCACACCGGCTACTACAGCCTGGAGGATGACTACCCGGTGTTCCATGTGACCGCGCTCACCACGCGCCGCGACCCGGTCTACCCGGCCACGGTGGTGGGGCCGCCGCCCATGGAGGACTACTGGATGGGCCACGCCACGGAACGCATTTTCCTGCCCCTGCTGCGTCTGGTGGTCCCGGAAATAGTGGACTACCACATGCCGCCCGAGGGGGTGTTCCACAATCTGGTCTTCGTCTCTATCCGCAAGCGCTACCCGGGGCAGGCGTTCAAGGTGATGCACGCCCTGTGGGGCCAGGGTCTGATGATGCTGGCCAAGGTGCTGGTGGTGGTGGATGAGAGTGTGGACGTGCGCTGCCCCGCCGAGGCCTGGTGGGCCGCGCTCAACAACATCGACCCGCAGCGCGACTCCATATTCACCCCCGGCCCGGTGGATGCCCTGGACCACGCCAGCCGCCTGCCGCACTACGGCAGCAAGCTGGGGCTGGACGGCACCCGCAAGATGGCCGAGGAGGGGTTCAGCCGCCCCTGGCCCGACAAGATCGTGATGAGTGACGAGGTGAAAAGCAAAATCGACCGTCTGTGGAAAGGACTGGGGCTTGAAAGCTGA
- a CDS encoding ferritin family protein: MDIFEFAMKFEKDGENYYREIAAKAGDKGLATIMNMLADEEEHHWQVLSEMKRRTPKLPPTDILKNVKNVFEKNAGNKGFFNPDKAQVELYKHAQELEKQSEDFYRAKAAEVKEAAQKDILARLAEEEHRHYFVLEHIIQFVSRPENWLADREFTNLDKF, translated from the coding sequence ATGGATATCTTCGAATTTGCGATGAAGTTCGAGAAGGATGGGGAAAACTACTACCGTGAAATAGCCGCAAAGGCTGGAGACAAAGGCCTGGCGACAATCATGAACATGCTGGCGGATGAGGAGGAGCACCACTGGCAGGTCCTTTCCGAGATGAAACGACGCACGCCCAAGCTGCCCCCGACCGACATCCTGAAGAACGTGAAGAACGTATTCGAGAAGAACGCCGGCAACAAGGGCTTTTTCAATCCGGACAAGGCCCAGGTGGAGCTGTACAAGCACGCCCAGGAGCTGGAGAAGCAGAGCGAGGATTTCTACCGCGCCAAGGCCGCCGAAGTGAAAGAGGCCGCCCAGAAAGACATCCTGGCGCGCCTGGCCGAGGAGGAGCACCGTCACTATTTCGTCCTCGAACACATCATCCAGTTCGTGAGCCGTCCCGAGAACTGGCTGGCCGACCGCGAGTTCACCAACCTGGACAAGTTCTGA
- a CDS encoding aldo/keto reductase: MRYRTFGRLGWQVSELSFGAWAIGGDAWGATDDSESLRTLEEALDSGINFIDTAQAYGDGHSEELIGRTLAARGSGAQRVYVATKIPPADKKLWWVDPDYDDIQRFYPSAYLRERVELSLKRLKVGTLDLIQLHTWTSGFNKYTEWQETLEDLRRQGKLLAYGISASEQRPADVTPLVEAGRIDSVQVIYNLFEQGTGRSVLAPCGRNGVATIIRVPLDEGSLTGKFTAQTIFAKGDFRRHYFRGGNLKVTLEHVELVRRFKAERHPELSLVDLALLFTLSHPDAGTVIVGLKNREQLRQNLKVTGMELFKPAALAELAQFEWNRDPWSQDLKA; the protein is encoded by the coding sequence ATGCGTTACAGAACTTTCGGACGCCTGGGCTGGCAAGTAAGCGAGCTGAGTTTCGGGGCCTGGGCTATCGGCGGGGACGCCTGGGGCGCCACCGATGACAGCGAGTCGCTCCGCACCCTGGAGGAGGCCCTGGATTCGGGGATCAATTTCATCGACACGGCCCAGGCTTACGGCGACGGGCACAGCGAGGAACTGATCGGCCGCACGCTCGCCGCGCGGGGCAGCGGGGCACAGCGGGTCTACGTGGCCACCAAGATACCGCCCGCGGACAAGAAACTCTGGTGGGTGGACCCGGATTACGATGACATCCAGCGTTTCTACCCCTCCGCCTACCTGCGCGAGCGGGTGGAGCTGTCGCTGAAACGCCTGAAAGTGGGGACCTTGGACCTGATCCAGCTCCACACCTGGACCTCGGGGTTCAACAAGTACACCGAGTGGCAGGAAACTCTGGAGGACCTTCGCCGCCAGGGCAAGCTGCTGGCCTACGGCATCTCGGCCAGCGAGCAGCGTCCGGCGGATGTCACCCCCCTGGTCGAGGCCGGGCGGATAGACAGCGTGCAGGTGATCTACAACCTGTTCGAGCAGGGCACCGGGCGATCCGTTCTCGCCCCCTGCGGCCGTAACGGCGTGGCCACGATCATCCGTGTGCCGCTGGACGAGGGCTCGCTCACCGGCAAGTTCACCGCGCAGACAATTTTTGCCAAGGGCGATTTCCGCCGCCACTATTTCCGCGGCGGCAACCTGAAAGTCACCCTGGAGCATGTGGAACTGGTGCGGCGGTTCAAGGCGGAGCGCCACCCGGAGCTGAGCCTGGTCGACCTGGCGTTGCTGTTCACCCTGAGCCACCCGGATGCCGGCACGGTGATCGTGGGGCTGAAAAACCGCGAGCAGTTGCGCCAGAACCTGAAAGTGACCGGCATGGAGCTGTTCAAGCCCGCGGCCCTGGCCGAGCTGGCGCAATTTGAATGGAACCGCGACCCCTGGAGCCAGGACCTCAAAGCCTGA
- a CDS encoding SDR family oxidoreductase, which translates to METSGRAALVTGGARRIGQAIALSLAALGYDIALHYRSSREEAERTAEQVRTLGVSCSLLRADLSRRAETRSLISKARKAFPELSVLVNNASIFRRGPIAETTESLLDEHLEVNFIAPFLLTRDFAASCTSGVVINLLDTRVAASGSIYAAYTLSKKALAELTRLAAVEFAPAVRVNAVAPGLILPPEGEGPEYLERLALKAPLGCVGSLEAVTSAVVYLLQNDYVTGQVLFVDGGESL; encoded by the coding sequence ATGGAAACGAGCGGCAGGGCCGCCCTGGTGACCGGTGGAGCGCGCCGTATCGGGCAGGCGATAGCCCTCAGCCTGGCTGCGCTGGGCTACGACATCGCCCTGCACTACCGCAGCTCGCGCGAGGAGGCCGAGCGGACCGCCGAGCAGGTGCGCACCCTGGGTGTGAGCTGCAGCCTGCTGCGCGCAGACCTGTCCCGCCGCGCCGAGACCCGCAGCCTGATCTCCAAGGCGCGCAAGGCGTTCCCCGAGTTGAGCGTGCTGGTAAACAACGCCTCGATCTTCCGCCGCGGGCCGATCGCCGAGACCACGGAAAGCCTGCTGGATGAGCACCTGGAGGTGAATTTCATCGCCCCGTTCCTGCTCACCCGCGATTTCGCCGCCAGTTGCACCTCGGGCGTGGTGATCAACCTTCTGGACACCCGGGTCGCGGCCAGCGGGTCGATTTACGCCGCCTACACCCTGTCCAAGAAAGCCCTGGCCGAGCTGACCCGTCTGGCAGCGGTGGAGTTCGCCCCGGCAGTGCGGGTCAACGCCGTGGCGCCGGGTCTGATCCTGCCGCCGGAGGGTGAGGGCCCCGAGTACCTGGAACGCCTGGCGCTCAAGGCGCCGCTGGGCTGCGTGGGCTCGTTGGAGGCGGTCACCTCGGCGGTGGTCTACCTGCTGCAGAATGATTATGTCACCGGTCAGGTGCTCTTCGTCGACGGGGGGGAGAGCCTCTGA
- a CDS encoding dihydroneopterin aldolase yields MLVSLKIKNLRLRCVIGLNDWEREKKQDVVLNVELKYEAGAALAGDVVEEAVDYKKVSKRIITAVEATSYRMLESLAAAVLELVMQEPRVTEATVEVDKPHSLRFADSVSASLSARRQP; encoded by the coding sequence ATGCTGGTCAGCCTGAAAATCAAAAACCTGCGCCTTCGCTGCGTGATCGGCCTGAACGACTGGGAGCGCGAGAAAAAGCAGGACGTGGTGCTGAATGTCGAGCTGAAATACGAGGCCGGCGCGGCGCTGGCGGGTGATGTGGTGGAGGAGGCGGTGGATTACAAAAAAGTCAGCAAGCGCATAATCACCGCGGTGGAGGCGACCAGCTACCGCATGCTCGAATCCCTGGCCGCCGCAGTGCTGGAACTGGTCATGCAGGAGCCGCGGGTGACTGAGGCCACGGTGGAGGTGGACAAGCCACACAGCCTGCGTTTCGCCGATTCGGTCTCGGCCTCGCTGAGTGCCCGGAGGCAGCCATGA
- the folK gene encoding 2-amino-4-hydroxy-6-hydroxymethyldihydropteridine diphosphokinase — protein sequence MNRAVLSVGSNIQPERHVRRALALLRREGWLRSVSAFVHTAPLGITDQPDFLNGAVLVETELERAALKHRLRGIEDRLGRLRQGPRYGPRTIDLDIVVWNGWVVDRDFYERDFVRHAVLELLPAVKSGRFGGAHGAA from the coding sequence ATGAACCGCGCGGTGCTCTCTGTCGGCTCGAACATCCAGCCCGAGCGCCACGTGCGGCGGGCCCTGGCCCTGTTGCGGCGTGAGGGGTGGCTGCGCAGTGTGAGCGCTTTCGTGCACACCGCGCCGTTGGGGATCACCGACCAGCCCGATTTCCTGAACGGCGCGGTGCTGGTCGAGACCGAGCTGGAGCGCGCGGCGCTAAAGCACCGTCTGCGCGGGATCGAGGACCGCCTGGGACGCCTGCGCCAGGGGCCGCGCTACGGGCCGCGCACAATCGACCTGGATATTGTGGTCTGGAACGGCTGGGTGGTGGATCGGGATTTCTATGAACGCGATTTTGTCCGTCACGCCGTGCTGGAGCTTCTGCCGGCGGTCAAGTCCGGCCGTTTCGGCGGGGCGCACGGGGCGGCGTGA
- the rsfS gene encoding ribosome silencing factor: MPRAKRPAGPRKPNKEVEEQALFAGRCCLGKKAEDVQILDLRKVSDLADFFVVCEGYTDIHVRSVAEFVIDEVEKRFNSRPNHVEGMENGRWVLLDYFDYVVHVFQPEARRFYQLERLWGDAPARKIEDEPAAAAESKGE; encoded by the coding sequence ATGCCGAGAGCCAAAAGGCCCGCCGGGCCGCGCAAGCCGAACAAAGAAGTCGAGGAGCAGGCCCTGTTCGCCGGGCGCTGCTGCCTGGGGAAAAAGGCTGAGGACGTGCAGATTCTGGACCTGAGGAAAGTTTCGGACCTGGCGGACTTTTTCGTGGTGTGTGAGGGGTATACCGATATCCACGTACGCTCGGTGGCCGAGTTCGTGATCGACGAGGTGGAGAAGCGTTTCAACAGCCGGCCGAACCACGTGGAGGGCATGGAGAACGGACGCTGGGTGCTGCTGGATTATTTCGACTACGTGGTGCACGTGTTCCAGCCCGAGGCGCGACGTTTCTACCAGCTCGAACGCCTGTGGGGGGATGCCCCGGCGCGCAAGATCGAGGATGAGCCGGCCGCGGCGGCCGAGAGCAAGGGCGAGTGA